From the genome of Synchiropus splendidus isolate RoL2022-P1 chromosome 17, RoL_Sspl_1.0, whole genome shotgun sequence, one region includes:
- the LOC128748552 gene encoding MAP7 domain-containing protein 2-like isoform X3 has product MAKMMTSCNAITGEKMAPPSVSLITDKRSPTNGHSSPARVGKAEKKPQINGYASPSHLAAHMPNVHAGKQTLEGYTKTDDRMRLAKERREERERSLAAREQLIREKERRARLQYERTVEERWRRLEEQRQKEELRRAAVEEKRRQQLEEERERLEALMRRSLERSLQLEQRSRRWGRGFPAPCSPHRSPLCNARNPAGSNRAGLQGGSQSTPNTPKKERLRRERRTASPGCGFVTRRSESPASVTKYLASPTASKLVSSQFRSQSPSSTHQYNYSPTRHRGDLSPVERRTDNKKVGKKSPGNTSPLVNNHAVGVNKAKQTSDKRLKGENCEISRSPDRNDLSAKVESPRKMIESNDREKKTDSGKVAAGTTNAEEATRLLAERRRLARAQKELEEKKQREQEAEDRLKEEQQKKKLVEEQQQVEVKSQQLNGVENKVQDQQKVRQEEEKRQQELLEKELQIQAEREREKAKSQAQEEAERQRLDRELQLQHEEEERQLRKKRIEEIMKRTRKGDADVKEESLTGDVETNQNNGQQKEAATQKGLFQLKENATLNVKMKEQKEVKDVAVTQMDCQKSESADVAHQGTKQSVPVKRLETRQSTNEVNKRDKTDQHQERREEMKMNLNQQNRECVKAKEQINQAKAAVVQQREGRVMNGVVKGEANGLKKSEESAEMSKSHSLNVKAATVETQLKVVSAPVSPQIMQLRPLDVKEASDEVQSMEVSPPPKEELVSIPKYSSVKEIQHSGVKNSCALDDLMDLTGTMTCNRSSSKISMGDCNKNLIEGVVSSLSESKVIKPARPSSNKLNNQ; this is encoded by the exons ATGGcgaaaatgatgacatcatgcaaCGCAATAACAG GTGAGAAGATGGCAcctccatctgtctctctcatTACTGACAAGAGAAGCCCAACGAACGGCCACAGCTCTCCCGCCCGTGTTGGAAAAGCTG AGAAGAAGCCTCAAATAAACGGCTATGCCTCCCCGTCACATCTCGCAGCCCATATGCCAAATGTCCATGCTGGTAAACAGA CTCTGGAGGGATACACGAAGACAGACGACAGAATGCGTTTGGCCAAAGAAAGacgggaggagagagagagaagcctgG CGGCCAGAGAGCAGTTGATCAGGGAGAAGGAGCGCAGAGCTCGGCTGCAGTACGAGCGCACAGTGGAGGAACGCTGGAGGcgactggaggagcagaggcagaAAGAGGAGCTCCGTCGAGCggcagtggaggagaagagacgACAACAGCTCGAAGAAGAGAGG GAGCGGCTGGAGGCACTCATGAGACGCTCACTGGAGCGAAGTCTTCAGCTGGAACAGAGATCCAGGCGCTGGGGTCGAGGCTTCCCAG CCCCCTGCAGCCCGCACAGATCACCCTTGTGCAACGCTCGCAATCCCGCGGGTAGCAACAGAGCCGGACTACAAGGAGGCTCCCAGTCCACCCCCAATACTCCCAAG AAAGAGCGTCTTCGCCGAGAGAGAAGGACTGCTTCACCCGGCTGTGGATTTGTCACCAGAAGATCGGAATCTCCGGCGAGTGTCACCAAATACTTGGCTTCTCCCACGGCATCCAA GTTGGTGTCATCACAATTCCGTTCCCAGTCTCCCAGCAGCACACACCAGTACAACTACTCCCCCACACGGCACCGTGGAGATTTGTCACCAGTTGAGAGAAGAACCGACAACAAAAAAGTCGGAAAGAAGAGTCCAGGCAACACCTCTCCCCTTGTAAACAATCACGCAGTTGGGGTCAACAAAGCCAAACAGACGTCTGACAAACGTCTGAAAGGAGAAAACTGTGAAATCAGCCGCTCGCCTGACAGAAACGACCTATCCGCCAAAGTCGAATCACCACGGAAGATGATCGAAAGCAatgacagagagaagaaaacag ATTCAGGGAAGGTTGCTGCCGGCACAACAAATGCAGAAGAGGCCACCAGGTTGCTTGCTGAGCGACGGCGTCTGGCTCGAGCTCAGAAAGAGttggaagagaaaaaacaacGTGAACAAGAGGCGGAGGACAG ACTGAAGGAGGAGcagcaaaaaaagaaacttgTTGAGGAGCAGCAACAGGTCGAGGTGAAGTCTCAGCAGCTGAACGGTGTGGAGAACAAAGTGCAAGATCAACAGAaagtgagacaggaagaggagaaacGACAGCAGGAGTTGCTGGAGAAGGAACTTCAGATCCAAGCTGAAAGAGAG aGAGAAAAAGCCAAAAGCCAAGCACAAGAGGAGGCCGAGCGTCAACGGCTCGATCGagaactgcagctgcagcatgaagaggaggagaggcaacTGAGGAAAAAA agaatCGAGGAGATCATGAAGAGAACAAGGAAAGGTGACGCTGACGTGAAG GAGGAGTCACTGACAG GAGATGTAGAGACAAATCAAAATAATGGCCAGCAGAAAGAAGCTGCCACCCAGAAGGGACTGTTTCAGTTGAAGGAAAATGCCACACTGAATGTGAAGATGAAAGAGCAGAAAGAAGTCAAGGACGTAGCCGTCACACAGATGGACTGTCAGAAGAGTGAGAGTGCTGATGTCGCCCATCAAGGGACAAAACAAAGTGTGCCTGTGAAGAGACTGGAGACCAGACAAAGCACCaatgaagtaaataaaaggGACAAAACAGATCAGCATCAGGAGAGACgagaagagatgaagatgaatttAAACCAGCAAAACAGAGAGTGTGTGAAAGCCAAAGAGCAGATCAATCAAGCAAAGGCTGCAGTTGTGCAACAAAGGGAAGGCAGGGTGATGAACGGAGTGGTGAAGGGAGAAGCAAATGGCTTGAAGAAGAGTGAAGAATCTGCTGAGATGAGCAAAAGCCACAGCTTGAATGTGAAAGCAGCCACAGTAGAGACCCAGCTGAAGGTTGTTAGTGCTCCTGTGTCACCACAAATCATGCAGCTGCGGCCACTGGATGTGAAGGAAGCGAGCGATGAGGTGCAATCCATGGAGGTCAG CCCACCACCTAAGGAAGAGCTGGTTTCCATCCCAAAGTACTCCTCTGTCAAAGAGATCCAACACAGCGGCGTGAAAAACAGCTGTGCTCTGGACGACTTAATGGACCTGACCGGAACCATGACCTGCAACCGATCGTCTTCAAAAATCAGCATGGGGGATTGCAACAAGAACCTGATCGAGGGCGTTGTAAGCTCATTGTCAGAGTCAAAGGTCATCAAGCCCGCACGCCCATCCTCAAATAAACTGAATAACCAGTAG